From one Streptomyces sp. SCSIO 30461 genomic stretch:
- a CDS encoding glycosyltransferase 87 family protein translates to MLIHRVVVQNPPNRRLLWTVGWTAAAGWAAAFPLVSAIGTHRVWGTCAAVGYLAAAGITLGPDRARIRTAAVGAALAGAVVLPTLYLLACGAAQSEVEVIERAGRLLLERATPYLDDPRSVIEVNPYLPGMALLGIPKAALGADDAVARLLGDARLWCAAVLLCCLWAGRRAFGTAARTGGRSERVPYRTAVGALIASPVVALPVAVSGVDLPLAGLLCLALALAARHRPMAAGSVLAAACALKWTAWPAVPVVMALLAHRDGPRAALRAGGVALAGTVAAVLPGVLLSPRAMAEQVLAFPTGRGEFRTPASSPMPGRLLADLIPSGWYAAMGLLLAGGLVVGVSLCVRPPRDLVAAADRLAIGLSLAFLLAPAGRFGYLALPVLLAVWSRLVRADALAPSPKTGAVVRRRVGHRPATDADTPLPGPPGHPVSAGAPAPADGDGRPERDRTATHPGAVLSASATALMPRSPCGRSATAARRAGAPAPPVPSGSPRPGPSRVS, encoded by the coding sequence GTGCTGATTCATCGAGTTGTCGTCCAAAACCCCCCGAACCGCAGGCTGTTGTGGACGGTCGGCTGGACCGCCGCCGCCGGCTGGGCAGCGGCCTTTCCTCTTGTATCCGCCATTGGGACCCACCGGGTCTGGGGGACCTGCGCAGCGGTCGGCTACCTGGCCGCGGCCGGAATCACCCTCGGGCCGGACCGGGCACGGATCCGGACCGCCGCGGTCGGCGCCGCGCTCGCCGGTGCGGTCGTCCTGCCGACGCTGTACCTGCTGGCGTGCGGGGCCGCCCAGAGCGAGGTCGAGGTCATCGAGCGCGCCGGCCGGCTCCTGTTGGAGCGGGCGACGCCCTACCTCGACGACCCGCGCTCCGTCATCGAGGTCAACCCGTATCTGCCGGGCATGGCACTGCTGGGGATCCCCAAGGCGGCCCTGGGTGCGGACGACGCCGTCGCGCGCCTGCTCGGCGACGCCCGACTGTGGTGCGCGGCCGTGCTGTTGTGCTGCCTGTGGGCCGGGCGGCGGGCCTTCGGGACCGCCGCCCGGACCGGGGGCAGGAGCGAACGCGTTCCGTACCGGACCGCTGTGGGCGCGCTGATCGCCTCTCCGGTGGTCGCTCTGCCGGTCGCGGTGAGCGGGGTGGACCTGCCGCTCGCCGGTCTCCTCTGTCTCGCCCTCGCCCTCGCGGCCCGGCACCGGCCGATGGCCGCCGGGTCGGTTCTGGCGGCGGCGTGCGCGTTGAAGTGGACGGCGTGGCCCGCTGTCCCTGTCGTCATGGCACTGCTTGCCCACCGGGACGGGCCGCGGGCGGCCCTGCGCGCCGGAGGCGTCGCGCTCGCCGGCACAGTCGCGGCCGTGCTGCCCGGTGTACTCCTCTCCCCTCGGGCCATGGCCGAGCAGGTGTTGGCCTTCCCCACCGGACGCGGAGAGTTCAGGACCCCGGCGAGCAGCCCGATGCCCGGCCGTCTCCTCGCCGACCTGATCCCGTCCGGCTGGTACGCGGCCATGGGGCTGCTGCTCGCCGGCGGGCTCGTGGTGGGGGTCTCCCTCTGCGTTCGGCCGCCCCGCGACCTGGTCGCGGCCGCCGACCGGTTGGCCATCGGCCTCTCGCTCGCCTTTCTGCTCGCCCCCGCCGGGCGGTTCGGCTACCTCGCCCTGCCCGTCCTCCTCGCAGTGTGGTCGCGGTTGGTGCGCGCCGACGCCCTGGCCCCGAGCCCGAAGACGGGCGCTGTCGTACGACGGCGGGTGGGTCACCGTCCGGCGACGGACGCCGACACGCCGCTTCCGGGTCCGCCCGGACATCCGGTATCGGCCGGGGCGCCCGCTCCGGCCGATGGTGACGGTCGGCCGGAACGGGACCGTACCGCTACTCACCCGGGGGCCGTACTGTCCGCTTCCGCCACGGCACTCATGCCCCGCAGTCCGTGCGGGCGGTCCGCTACGGCTGCTCGCCGCGCAGGTGCGCCAGCACCGCCAGTACCCTCCGGTTCCCCTCGGCCGGGTCCAAGTCGAGTTTCATGA